Below is a window of Perca fluviatilis chromosome 6, GENO_Pfluv_1.0, whole genome shotgun sequence DNA.
tttcattttattctattctaatttaaatatttatatatgttatatatgtgtgtatcgTGAAGGGGCTACAACTTACATTTTCGTTTCACGTAATGTTTAAAACCTCATCATCACCTACTATATGTAAGACTCATCGTGGTTATGGTTTTCACAACATGGTAAAGTTAAATACCAGTTGGTTTTCCTTAGTAGCTGAAAAAAGTTCTTTTCTCTTTGacagatacaaatacattttcttgttTCATCCTAGGCTTCATCTTCAGAGTTTGGGGACTCCAGGGACCTTTTGAACCCAATATCTTTGTTCCATTTTTCAGCTCTTACCAGGACAAAAGATCCACCTCCAAAAGAAAGTGGGTACTGCACATACTGGATTACACCCATTTGACCaatttacatatatataaaaagcatGAAGGAACTTTGGCCCACTGATAGATAGAAGGTGAAAATGTCTTTCCAGGAATGCAGAAGCTTCGAGCGTTGGGCTTGGTTTATTTCTGCTATCTCTTCCTGTTCTCTGGTCTGGAGTTCACGCTGAGTTTTCTGACTCATCAACGCTTCCACTTTACAAGGTATGACCTCAAAGATAAAGCTGTGTGCTCTATCAGTTACAACGCTATGATTTCTTTACAAACATTTTTCTCTCACTAGTATGCAGCAGGGAAAGATGTTCTTCTTCATTGGTGTCATCATGGCTTCAATCCAGGGGGGTTATGCTCGCAGAATCAAACCTGGTCAGCATATCAGGGCTGTTCAAGTGGTAGGAGTGCCTTCTGTtaacatgacaaaaacatgtaCCATAAAATACTCTTAATCTTAAACTTCTCTAACTAACTGTGttactcttttctttttttttaggcaaTAATATTATTAATCCCAGCATTTATTCTCATCGGGCTCTCATGGAATATAACAATGCTTTACATTGGCTTGGCGTTATATTCATTTGGTGAGCTCATTTTGATATTGAATGTCATGTTAAGACAAAGTAAATCTTTTATCGTACCCAGGAATGTGCAAAACAAGTgaaacatttaataaacattGGCATAATGCATATGAGTACAGTTACAACAGGAATTGAGATTTTAAAAAAGGCCAGTTAAAATGATAATACCAAATCTTTAAGACTTTGCAAGTACACTGTCAAAATGTGATTTGTGTATTTAGTATCAACAATGGAAATAGGATCCTACAAATCTTGTTTTACAAACCCCCTTTAGGAACCAAGGGGAACTCCCAAAGCTGATGCATATGAGTCCATTAgggtaaaacaaaacaataaatggttaaaCTACGTAGTGCTTGTGTTGCAAATGCTACTTTACTTTTGTACcaaaccttttttaaatattctaaATGAATACTGATacatttcatgactttttaaaacataagaAATTCGTCCTACATAAGTCATTTGGTAAAATAATGATCTTTGTGGAGAAAAATGTGTGACTGGAGCAGAAAATCTGGAAAATAGTAGAAGAACCATTAAAGAGTAAATTAAAACCagataaaatcaacaaataaagtGTATCCATAAGGTGTACATAGACCATAATGGCCAAAGACAAAATAGCAAAATATGGTTAAATATATgctttatgtatttgttttattatgtatatatgttaacTACTCTATAcaccacattcacacagtttgtATACAGCAGGATAATATCCACAaacaatgaaaatgtaaaacagCACATATAACTACATCTAAAGGATAAATGCAATGCAATGTTTAAATTTgatgtcatttatttttgttacagCAGCTGCAATAGTAGTTCCATGCCTGTCAACGcttgtttctgaccatggtaAGCCTCTTTATTAATTCATATTTATGGAAACTCACAAAACATTTAGATTAGACTATAATGTGCACACTGTTGCTGATTATCTGCTGTGGATGTTGTTCCAGGGTCAGTCAATCAGAAGGGCACAGTGATGGGGATACTGCGTAGTTTGGGCGCTCTTGCCAGAGCACTGGGACCAGTTTTGTCATCCTCTGGTAAGGAAGACAGATGGCAGTAATAGCACCAAATGCTGCTAATATCTTAAATTTGACATATTTTATGTACTGTGTGTGAATAATTTTGCTTGGTAAAACACTCTCCTTGCAGTGTACTCATATTAACTGTTTTCTTCACAGTTTACTGGATAGCTGGAGCTCAGATCTGTTTTCTCCTCACATCAGCCTCTTTCATTATTCCTCTGGCTCTCCTGAGAACAGCCAAGAGGCTAAAGGAGGAGTGAGTGACACAAAGTCTTGACAGAGACTCTTGATTGCAGAGACATTTAAGAGTTCAAATGActgttatgatttttttttttacatctgctGGGAGAACAAGCACTGCCATCTTACtttgacacaaacaaaaataatgagATGTATACTGTCTGCGCTGTTTACCAAGGATCACAAATTCATTGAACAAAATAATGCAAGAAGATGATGTACAAGGCAAAACCAAGGTACGTTACAGTACAAATAGGAAATGAGGGGACATGCCTTTAATGTGCACATGTAGACCTGCGCATAGTGTGAAATGTATGGGTTAGGGTGggttacaaataaaatgtatgcttgtgaattatatatatatcgttTTATAATGCAGTATTCTATCAAGAACTCAGAGTTTCTATTGTACAAAGTAGCATTTTATTTTAGCTAACTTTGAAAATGTGGATATTCTATTTtcttgttaaaaaaagaataaacgaGTAAGTCAACATCTGTGTACGGAAGTTAATTATtcttttactaaagattgtacaataaacaacaaactaTAGTTCAGTGGTAGAAAgtaaccaagtacatttactcaagttcaCTGCTGATGTACTTTAATTTAGTATTTCCATGTTATGCTAATTAATACTTTCACTCTACTACATACATTTTACTCCACAATATGTAGCTTTTTTTGCAGGTGAACATGTCACGTAAAAACGTGATCCAACTAAAAGGTGAATTTTTATAGATTAATCTACCCAACAGTATAGAAATTAGTACCTCCTCCACAACCACCTGCACGTTAAAATACTCCTTGCATGTTAATGCAGACATAATAATATCAAAATATTGTGCATAAATTATGCTTATTCTTTTGACACATTGAATGCAATTGCTAACTATAACTTTAATGAAATCTTGCAATGCAAAAATAATTGTCTTATTGAACGTGATTAACTGGGGAAGTGTCATGGTGATATCTGTTAGTTAAAACGTCACCTGGAGTGTCTTGCAAAATGTATGACATTTTACAATATACAtcttttaattttctaaaaatgGGGTTTTCTCATACTCTGAgccagaaatctccacttcagtagcaCTTACAAACAACAAACTTTGCTGTTTCATTCCTATCAATATTCTGAAGGTTTTTCAGAGTGGTTTGTTAATATATCATTCATAGcctaatatttatataacattttataaCATGTTGACAGCATTTTAACATGCATTtaatgtcaacaaaatgaaaaaagaatttTAAACCTGGCTTTATCCAATGTTCAGATTTATCTTTAAATGCAATGCATATTTAAATAAGATAATgcatcatttgcatatttaaccATAACATTTCATATGTATGTACTTAACTGAGGAAGATATAGGCAAGATATGGTGATATCTGTAGTTAATATATGTTCCTATTCACCTCCATTGTCTAAGCCAGAAGATGTCGCTATAAACTAACGTCCCTGCACACAATGTAAACATCAGCTGTTTCAATCAGGCTCAactacagctagctagctgctactGCTAGCAAACATTGCTTTAGCCTGCATAGCCAACACACTCTTCCGGTAGGTATACACATGTAACAGCGTTGTAATAGTTTGACAACACATGGAAGATTGAGTGAAAATGCGAAGATGTGACTGCATATAGGAAAACCTGAAGATGGACAAGGTAGGTAACGAAAAATAACGAAACTGTTCTTTTGTAGCAAGCTAgccagtaacgttaacgttaccttaACGCCTAAAAGCACGCTGATGCATGTAACGTTACCTGCTAacttttagctaactttagctgtTGTGAATGTGGAGATGATACGTGTAAGTTAACAGCTGTTTTGACCACACCAATAAGCTGTTGTTTATGACGTTTTGTAAAACATTACGTTTTGACGTTAGCTGTTGTAAATTAGAGCTAAAGGCTAAATAGTTTAATCCCCAACTACCAGAACAAAAGTTAAGCCTAACACATTTCGTCTGAGTGAAGTGAGAGTCTTTAACGTGGATAAAACTAGCTAGCTGGTTTATTTACTAAACAGTTCAAAATACAAGTgcaataataagaaaaaaataagaatgaaaGAAATGGGACACCCTGGTAAGCTATCTGAAGCTTGTGTATAGGGGCCCAGACGCTAAGCAGATTGTAAACGTATAAATTATAATAACACATTGTCTAgattaaaaccaaaacaattaaaagtGCATGCATTTTACAGTGACATTTTCAACCTACAGAAAACCCAAAGAGCTAACTACTAAATGGTCCCAAGATGTATTCCATCAGTCTAGCATTGCTTAAATAGGGACAATACAAAAAGTAGAGACATTTAGAGATAGAATAGAGACAAACTAGTTTAGAAGCCCCCAACGTTTAGGGTATTCAAGCTTGAACATATTTTAGTAGTAATTGCTGTCTTAAGCTCTATTCagacaaagattttttttgtatagtataGCAATTTGATACAGTACACCATAAAGTGATCATGTAGTTTTAAAATAAGTGTGGCAATACATGGCTTAATTTGTAATCCAGACAAAGGTTGTATTCCAGCAGACTGTTGATGACAAACAATCTTTACTTTCCCCAGGAGAGCAAACTGTCCTCTGCTGTTCAGTCTTTTGACTATAAAcaacagaggagacagagaaaggagCCTGCTGAGCCACACACAGCCTCATCACCAAGTCTGATGTTACCAAATCCTTATGTGTCCGAGCAGAGTTTTAGAGGGTAGAAGGATGATTGATTACAGATTTGTTTATCTTGATTAAAGTAATCAATCATTTGGCCTGATATCAAGCCCCTCATTTGTGTTTCTAATTTCTAAACTTTGTGAAGGAACCGGTCGCCAGGTCTGACCACAAAGCAGAATCCATCAAATACATATGAAGTGCCAGCAGGAAAAGGAGATGTGTCAAGGAGTCGTGGCTACAGCAGCAGTCGTTGTGTTAGAGACACcagtgatgatttcctgcagagagacagatccACATGGGATCCACAAGCAAaggtttgtttcatttttaagcACCAACTTGgaacaaaggaaaaaaatccCACACTTGCTTTGTTCCAAGTTGATGATATTTTCCAACGCACCTGCACAGAATTTTTTTGGGATGTGTGAgttgtttcttaaaaaaatgtaaggaCCAGAAAAAGAGATGAAACAAACTTTCTTCATGAAAATCATTTAATTCATCTCCACAGACATCAAAAGGCAACAATGGCTCTCTTGCCAAAGGCAGGGTTATGGGCAAGAGCTCGCTGGATGCACAGAAAAAAGGTATCTATCACACatggcattgtttttttttcttcatttaggTTTAATTCATTTCTATCAAATACTAATTTGTTGCCATAGTGACATGACAAATGTCCAGAATATTTGGAAAAGGAAAACCATTTtaaattacataaataaatggacaaaaaaaaactaagactaaaaatgaaataaaaataaacaaataagacagtcacTCAGGACAGCACCCTTCAAATTCTCTAATTACTGTTCCATTGTTATACAACAGCCTTCTTCTACAATATTCTACATTCTTAATATATAAGGTCTGAAATTATTCCAGACCTGGTTAAATTTCCTTGTGGTATTGTTTACTCTGGCTATCATGCTTTTAAAAGAAGCTGTCTCAGTCATCGTCCTGAGCCGCTCCATGTATTCTAGTCTATGTGGACTCTTCCAATTCTGTAAAATAATTCATGGATCCTTCTTTCCTGAACATCAGCGTACACCTAAGTTCTCTCACTTGAATCAGTAAAGTTACTTTGTAGCATTCTTTATGGTAAATACTTTTTCTCTAGCTTTTGCTTACTATAATTGCACCACAGGTTTTAGAGGTGCCAGATCTGCGCCGGACTCTGCAGGGAAGCCAAAACCAGCACAGACCGACTTGGTCCCATTTGAAGTAAAGATGACTGATTTCCCAGAGTTAGCTGGTGGTTCGCTGGGAAAACCGGGCTCTCCTCATGTTCAGAGAGAGTGCTGGGGTCCGACTCAAACGCAAACATCGGCATCTTCCTGGAAGGTGAGCTCAGTGAAATATCAGATGTGATATTGTATCAGATGTGATACAGTTTGCGGGGAATATTTCACTTACATAGTCACTCATACATTTGGTgctaatgtcatttttttattgaacagtCTGTCAGAAGAATATCCCAAACACAGCCTGACCCCCAGCAAATTACCACTACTGCTAAGCCAGATTCCTCTGCTGCTTCACCAGGTAGGTGAAAGTCCCTTCAGTCAGCCTTTCAATGACTATACAAGGCAGTGTCAATCATATTTCAggttatttatctatttatgtatttatttttgtgaacaGGTCAGCTGGTGGGGACTTCCTGGGCTAATGTTGCCTCTCAGCCTCCAAAGAAACCTGTCCCTAAAGAAAGAACAATCCGCAGCAATCACATGCAGGTTAAATAACACGTTTGATTTAGACTTTGAGCATTATACAGGGTATTGCAGGTCttgaaaaatcttaaaaagcATTGAATATAGTTGGGCCTTAGAATgtatcaaaaagtcataaactATAAGATGTTTTTTGCCTGAAAATTGGCTGTTTAGTGTGTTCCAGCTCTGCCAGGCGTTAAAACATTGCTTTCTGTCCCTTAATTTTTGCGTCTCGTCAGATGGAGGAAATGGCTGCACATCAGGAAGAGGGAACTCCAGGGAAGAAAAAacggaagaaaaagaagaagaaagctaAAGGTGAAGATGCAGAAGCTGAGTCAGAAGAGCCAGTAATGTATCAGGAGCCTCCAAAATTTGAGGTAAATAAAAATTGTCATTCAATTCAAACGCAAAACCCATTTTTTTGTAAGTGTTGAATGGAAAATaatttttgttgccattttgtCTCCTCAGGATGAAGAGGAGTTTCCAGGCTTGACTCCTGCTCTGACTAGGACTGATAGATTAATAACAAGCAGCTATGCAGCCACACTATGCAATGAGGTACATATCGTAAGTTATTTTATTCTCCCAGATGTTTTCACATCATAGTTATAACACTGTAATTTCTTGTTgttgctaaaatacaacaatgggTAAAACAAAAGAAGCACATTTCAACATGTGGGGGCATTGAGAGTGTCATTAAGATtaataagactttttttttttttttttttttcaggaaaaccAAAGAGCGCATCAGTCTACCAACCAAACCAAAGAAAAATCACCCGCAGCAAAAACTCAGCCCACAGAGACGGCTAAGAAAGGACAGGTTTGTATTTTTCTCTTACATTCAAATTTTGTTTTTGATATTTGGATAATAATTTGATAATAATTAGAGGTTGTTCTTGGTCTCCTGATTTCTAGAAATCTGAAAAGGTGTCTGGGAAGAAAAGCCAAGTTCCTGTTAAACTGGACATCGGAAACATGTTGGCGGTCCTAGAAAAGAAGCAATCTCAAAAAGCCAAGCAGGACGCCAAACCAGTCATTCTCTCAGGTGGGGTATGGTACAACTGATACAGTGGCTTCCTAATTTCTTTGATAACAATTATTTCAAGTAGTGCTGTTAAACGAATCGCATAGtcgtcatagttaactcgcaattaatcgcatatatatatatatatatatatatatatatatatatatatatatatatatatatatatatatatatataaaaagaagcaccttgttcaattgtaatttattgtaataaaaagttgatctgaaaaaagaaaggagcacaaaacgtcAAACAACCACTGGTAAAAGGGTATttcacaataactttgaatgcaccacgaggctgacgatgctctgtctgtgtttttcagacaacggcagctacagtctggtgttagaagcCTCTCCAGTgcaatacagtcacactttacaccgtttagctgtcagcattttaaccgtgtttactccagctgctagctaacggtactgcgtttttttttttttttcagtctagctagatccagtgtggtgttgtagtttttctaacgttactagttgttgcaacagcatgtgaaaaaaagtacaaagtttgctaggccaaaaagaacgttaatctcgcgattaaaaaaatgtacgccgttaaaatgggtttgtgtTAACGCCATTAATAACgcatttaactgacagcacaaattttttgttatatttttggTACATTACACTTGCGTTCTCCGGACAATGCTTACCTATCCAGATCTGTTGGTGCAAGGTATGAAAACCTAACCTGAAGCAtcagatggtttgttaacacagaaccatctgagaagccgtcattggaaacaGTTTGGAAAAGCGTagactctttaaaaaaaaccacGTCTATCAAACTCTTCCTGAAGCCAGTCTGGAGAGGAAAGATAAAGAAAAGACTTCAGTGACGTTCTTTGCTCCTCTTTCAATGAAGAAATACTCTCCCGTTCTGATATAACTGATGCTATTGCAGAATCTACACTAACCTTTTTAGGAACCACCATTGTTTCTCTACTGTCACATACACCATACCACgcccgtagctgccagtagctcctgtGTGATTCTGGCGTGATAttgcgagaatccagctgccgtgcaacGTAAATGAAAAGCTACCACAGAAtgattcttatttttaacttattttaaattatttatttgtagttGGTGGAGGACTACCTGTTGTCCAGAAGCAAGCTTTATTTCAGAAGAAGCTGTCCAGGCAGCAGGATAAAATTGCACACAATCCCCTGGACTCCACCAGCCCTTTGGTGAAGAAAGGCAAGCAGAGAGAGGTGCCCAAAGCCAAGAAACCCACTCCTCTCAAGAAGGTAAGTCCACCTGTTTACTCTGAAAAAACACAGATGCAAATTTGTATCAAATTCTtgtattaaaaagtaaaagacacacacacacacacacacacacacacacacacacacacacacacacacacgtaacgaCTACATTTTGTAAGAATGTTTTTCAGCAGTGCTGCGTTTGTtagtttatttctgtgtcatccACAGGTCATTTTGAAagaaagggaggagaggaaacaaagaCGTTTgctggaggagagaggactgcTGCCCGAAAATGACTTCCAACCTGCTAATGATgctgcagaagaagaagagcagtGTGACACAAATGCCACAGGTCAGATCAAGCATGTGAAACAATGGAACATACATCCTAGCCCTACTGTAAGTAAGTAGATTAACTAAATGGTTGATTATAGTTAATGTTTTATCGTTTATGTGCATCTGTGTCCTCAGATGAGGTTGGGAGTCCTTCAGAAGAGCTCGATGGTCCGTCAGAGTTTAACGGGACAAACCAGATGGTGAAAGAGGGGGATGAAGAGGCCGACAAAGATGAGAACGTAGAGCAACAAACCACCTCACCTGTGCCCTGTACAGCCAGTCGACCCAAAATCCACAGCAGAAAGTTCCGAGAGTAAGTTTATATAGCCAATCACAAGTTGGAATAT
It encodes the following:
- the LOC120560261 gene encoding selenocysteine insertion sequence-binding protein 2-like isoform X1, with amino-acid sequence MDKESKLSSAVQSFDYKQQRRQRKEPAEPHTASSPSLMLPNPYVSEQSFRGNRSPGLTTKQNPSNTYEVPAGKGDVSRSRGYSSSRCVRDTSDDFLQRDRSTWDPQAKTSKGNNGSLAKGRVMGKSSLDAQKKGFRGARSAPDSAGKPKPAQTDLVPFEVKMTDFPELAGGSLGKPGSPHVQRECWGPTQTQTSASSWKSVRRISQTQPDPQQITTTAKPDSSAASPGQLVGTSWANVASQPPKKPVPKERTIRSNHMQMEEMAAHQEEGTPGKKKRKKKKKKAKGEDAEAESEEPVMYQEPPKFEDEEEFPGLTPALTRTDRLITSSYAATLCNEVHIENQRAHQSTNQTKEKSPAAKTQPTETAKKGQKSEKVSGKKSQVPVKLDIGNMLAVLEKKQSQKAKQDAKPVILSVGGGLPVVQKQALFQKKLSRQQDKIAHNPLDSTSPLVKKGKQREVPKAKKPTPLKKVILKEREERKQRRLLEERGLLPENDFQPANDAAEEEEQCDTNATDEVGSPSEELDGPSEFNGTNQMVKEGDEEADKDENVEQQTTSPVPCTASRPKIHSRKFRDYCSQMLSKDVDECVTDLLKELVRFQDRLYQKDPMKARMKRRIVMGLREVLKHLKLRKVKCVVFSPNCERIQSKGGLDEALYTIIDTCREQGVPFVFALSRKALGRCVNKAVPVSLVGIFNYDGAQDIYHKMIELSSEARKAYEVMVSSLEQTGQVEAEAEESVDIEEELHISSLAEEAEPGPDATQPEEPEYIKIWKNMLEKDCNHTFLNFEKQLSSLRLDSVCTENTDEDEKS
- the LOC120560261 gene encoding selenocysteine insertion sequence-binding protein 2-like isoform X2 produces the protein MDKESKLSSAVQSFDYKQQRRQRKEPAEPHTASSPSLMLPNPYVSEQSFRGNRSPGLTTKQNPSNTYEVPAGKGDVSRSRGYSSSRCVRDTSDDFLQRDRSTWDPQAKTSKGNNGSLAKGRVMGKSSLDAQKKGFRGARSAPDSAGKPKPAQTDLVPFEVKMTDFPELAGGSLGKPGSPHVQRECWGPTQTQTSASSWKSVRRISQTQPDPQQITTTAKPDSSAASPGQLVGTSWANVASQPPKKPVPKERTIRSNHMQMEEMAAHQEEGTPGKKKRKKKKKKAKGEDAEAESEEPVMYQEPPKFEDEEEFPGLTPALTRTDRLITSSYAATLCNEENQRAHQSTNQTKEKSPAAKTQPTETAKKGQKSEKVSGKKSQVPVKLDIGNMLAVLEKKQSQKAKQDAKPVILSVGGGLPVVQKQALFQKKLSRQQDKIAHNPLDSTSPLVKKGKQREVPKAKKPTPLKKVILKEREERKQRRLLEERGLLPENDFQPANDAAEEEEQCDTNATDEVGSPSEELDGPSEFNGTNQMVKEGDEEADKDENVEQQTTSPVPCTASRPKIHSRKFRDYCSQMLSKDVDECVTDLLKELVRFQDRLYQKDPMKARMKRRIVMGLREVLKHLKLRKVKCVVFSPNCERIQSKGGLDEALYTIIDTCREQGVPFVFALSRKALGRCVNKAVPVSLVGIFNYDGAQDIYHKMIELSSEARKAYEVMVSSLEQTGQVEAEAEESVDIEEELHISSLAEEAEPGPDATQPEEPEYIKIWKNMLEKDCNHTFLNFEKQLSSLRLDSVCTENTDEDEKS